From Methanococcus maripaludis, the proteins below share one genomic window:
- a CDS encoding dihydroorotate dehydrogenase electron transfer subunit produces the protein MEKPVMCKIIDVIDESPTVKTFLLDNEFDFKPGQFAMVWLPEIDEKPFGFSSKNSISIAKVGKFTEKIHSLKKGDLLGIRGPYGNNFECIGTKILAVAGGIGSAPVISAVEAFSKLGVEITSVIGGRTKDELLFLDRFEKCGKTFACTDDCSFGFGGFTTEKMLELLLEEKFDMVITCGPEIMMKKVVEIAEQNNIPIQVSLERYMKCGIGICGQCAVDDEGLCVCKDGPVFWSDKLKFVSEFGKYKRDASGAIL, from the coding sequence ATGGAAAAACCAGTTATGTGTAAAATAATTGATGTAATAGACGAAAGTCCAACAGTAAAAACTTTTTTACTCGACAATGAGTTTGATTTTAAACCTGGCCAGTTTGCAATGGTGTGGCTTCCTGAAATTGATGAAAAACCATTCGGATTTTCAAGTAAAAATTCAATCAGTATTGCAAAGGTAGGTAAATTTACTGAAAAAATTCACTCGTTAAAAAAAGGAGACCTTTTGGGGATAAGGGGCCCTTATGGAAATAATTTTGAGTGTATCGGCACTAAAATTCTTGCAGTTGCAGGCGGAATTGGAAGTGCTCCAGTTATTTCAGCAGTTGAAGCGTTTTCTAAATTGGGTGTTGAAATCACTTCGGTTATTGGGGGAAGAACCAAAGATGAACTTTTATTTTTGGATAGATTTGAAAAATGCGGGAAAACTTTTGCGTGCACAGATGACTGCAGTTTTGGATTTGGTGGATTTACAACTGAAAAAATGTTAGAATTACTTTTGGAAGAAAAATTTGACATGGTAATTACGTGCGGTCCAGAAATAATGATGAAAAAAGTTGTAGAGATTGCAGAACAAAATAATATTCCAATCCAAGTTTCACTTGAAAGATACATGAAATGTGGAATTGGAATTTGTGGCCAGTGTGCTGTTGATGATGAAGGACTCTGTGTCTGTAAAGATGGCCCTGTATTTTGGAGCGATAAACTTAAGTTTGTAAGTGAATTTGGAAAATACAAAAGAGACGCAAGCGGTGCTATTTTATAA
- the asnB gene encoding asparagine synthase (glutamine-hydrolyzing): protein MCSISGIIAKDEEGSGSRSLLKNIQKHVINMMKILKHRGPDYSGMMFDDEVLYFENFDDITENTETISRMAMGHNRLAIVGTAVQPIPNTDESIWIICNGEIYNHVELRDELSVEHEFKTDTDSEAIIHAYEDELVDVLDGDYAYAIYDKEKNIIELRRDLMGVKPLYYIDMDEYFAFASEKKALYYLLMEINEMDYKSAFNYDISRLNPNSRLVYELDENSWYIEEDLEKVNPDYFEENDYELCKNELETTILDSVLKRVNGLERVGIIYSGGVDSTLISKLASENCDVTLYSVGSENSEDLIYAERAAKDMGLNFRKKIILEDEFEEYVIKVAKAIDELDVMKLSVGIPIFAASEMAKEDGIKVVLSGQGADELFAGYNRYQRILNEKGEEGLKKSIISDVFDIHKVNLERDDHCTMANGVELRVPFLDKFVIDVGLSIPVEYKIEEPRKKILRDIASKYVPDYIAQRPKKAAQYGSGSEKMVYAVAKKHGYSKKEINKFFEEYLIEKIKF, encoded by the coding sequence ATGTGTTCGATAAGTGGAATTATAGCAAAGGACGAGGAGGGCTCGGGGAGCCGTAGTCTGCTGAAAAATATCCAAAAACATGTTATAAACATGATGAAAATATTAAAGCATCGGGGTCCGGATTATTCTGGAATGATGTTTGATGATGAAGTTCTCTATTTTGAAAATTTTGATGATATTACCGAAAATACTGAAACAATTTCTCGAATGGCAATGGGCCACAACAGGCTTGCTATCGTGGGAACTGCGGTTCAGCCGATTCCAAATACTGACGAATCTATTTGGATTATCTGTAACGGTGAAATTTACAATCACGTTGAATTGAGGGACGAACTCTCAGTAGAACACGAATTTAAAACTGATACTGATTCTGAGGCAATTATTCATGCCTATGAGGATGAACTCGTTGATGTTTTAGATGGTGATTACGCCTACGCAATTTACGATAAAGAAAAAAATATTATTGAACTAAGAAGAGATTTAATGGGCGTAAAACCGCTTTATTATATTGATATGGATGAATATTTTGCGTTTGCATCAGAAAAAAAGGCTCTTTACTACTTATTAATGGAAATTAATGAAATGGATTACAAAAGCGCTTTTAATTACGATATATCACGGCTTAATCCAAATTCAAGGCTTGTTTATGAATTAGATGAAAATTCATGGTATATTGAAGAAGACCTTGAAAAAGTAAATCCCGATTATTTCGAAGAAAATGATTATGAATTGTGTAAAAATGAACTTGAAACTACAATTTTAGATTCGGTTTTAAAAAGAGTAAACGGACTCGAACGCGTTGGAATAATATATTCTGGCGGTGTTGACAGTACCCTTATCTCAAAACTTGCATCTGAAAACTGCGATGTTACACTTTATTCCGTGGGTTCAGAGAATTCTGAAGATTTAATATATGCTGAAAGGGCTGCAAAAGACATGGGGCTTAACTTTAGAAAAAAAATAATTTTAGAAGATGAATTTGAAGAATACGTTATAAAAGTTGCAAAAGCAATAGATGAACTCGATGTAATGAAGTTAAGTGTTGGAATTCCGATATTTGCAGCTTCAGAAATGGCAAAAGAAGACGGAATAAAGGTAGTACTTTCAGGCCAGGGTGCAGATGAATTATTTGCAGGCTACAATAGATACCAGAGAATTTTAAACGAAAAAGGAGAAGAAGGCCTTAAAAAATCAATAATTTCAGATGTCTTTGATATTCACAAAGTCAATCTTGAAAGGGATGATCATTGTACGATGGCAAACGGTGTTGAATTAAGGGTTCCTTTCTTAGATAAGTTTGTAATTGATGTAGGACTTTCAATTCCTGTCGAATATAAAATTGAAGAGCCAAGAAAAAAGATATTAAGAGACATTGCTTCAAAATATGTTCCAGATTATATTGCACAACGGCCAAAAAAAGCAGCACAGTATGGTAGCGGAAGCGAAAAAATGGTCTATGCAGTTGCAAAAAAACACGGATATTCTAAAAAGGAAATTAATAAATTTTTTGAAGAATACTTAATTGAAAAAATAAAATTTTAA
- the dapF gene encoding diaminopimelate epimerase — MKFTKMHGLGNDYIYVDAISQKIENPNEISKFVSDRHFGIGSDGLVLILPSDVADFKMRMFNSDGSEAEMCGNAIRCVGKFVYDKKMTDKSTITIETLAGIKVLEMTVENGKVVLVKVDMGEPILKAEEIPVLSEKHPVIDEEITAKDYSYYFTCVSMGNPHAITYIENVSEFPLEKIGPLFEIHEKFPRKTNVEFVELIDKNTVKMRVWERGAGETLACGTGACAVLVASILKGYVGRKSTVKLLGGDLIIEWNENDNHIYMTGPATTVFEGEIDI, encoded by the coding sequence ATGAAATTTACAAAAATGCACGGCTTAGGCAATGATTATATCTACGTAGATGCAATTTCACAAAAAATTGAAAATCCAAACGAAATTTCAAAATTTGTAAGCGACAGGCACTTTGGAATCGGTTCAGACGGACTTGTATTAATTCTCCCATCAGATGTAGCCGATTTTAAAATGAGGATGTTTAATTCAGATGGTTCAGAAGCTGAAATGTGTGGTAATGCAATTAGATGCGTTGGAAAGTTCGTTTATGATAAAAAAATGACCGATAAATCAACAATAACTATTGAAACACTCGCGGGAATAAAAGTTCTCGAAATGACTGTTGAAAACGGTAAAGTAGTTTTAGTAAAAGTTGATATGGGAGAACCAATCTTAAAAGCAGAAGAAATTCCTGTTTTAAGTGAAAAACATCCTGTAATTGATGAAGAAATTACTGCAAAAGATTACAGCTACTATTTCACCTGTGTTTCAATGGGAAACCCACATGCAATAACATATATCGAAAATGTAAGCGAATTCCCGCTTGAAAAAATAGGACCTTTATTTGAAATCCACGAAAAATTCCCAAGAAAAACAAATGTCGAGTTTGTTGAATTAATTGATAAAAATACTGTTAAAATGAGAGTTTGGGAAAGAGGAGCTGGCGAAACACTCGCATGCGGAACTGGCGCTTGTGCAGTTTTAGTGGCATCAATTTTAAAAGGATACGTTGGTAGGAAATCAACAGTCAAACTTCTCGGTGGAGATTTAATAATTGAATGGAATGAAAACGATAACCACATTTACATGACAGGTCCTGCAACAACCGTCTTTGAAGGAGAAATTGACATTTAA
- a CDS encoding PRC-barrel domain-containing protein, which translates to MKLSFKSLNGRSIVGSLGSIIGTVDDIVIDEKTGRIISLNIEPSEQSPVSPSSENYTFVPYRTVTAIRDVVVIDESKINAKA; encoded by the coding sequence ATGAAATTATCCTTTAAATCATTAAATGGCAGATCCATAGTTGGCAGTTTAGGTAGCATCATCGGTACCGTTGATGATATCGTAATTGATGAAAAAACAGGTAGAATAATTTCATTAAATATTGAACCTTCAGAACAAAGCCCTGTTTCCCCCTCATCAGAAAACTATACTTTCGTTCCATACAGAACAGTAACTGCAATTAGAGACGTTGTTGTTATTGACGAATCAAAGATAAATGCTAAAGCTTAA
- the cobY gene encoding adenosylcobinamide-phosphate guanylyltransferase — MDALIMAGGKGTRLKENVEKPILNICEKPMIDYVIDSLLNSKIEKIYVAVSIHTPKTKEYLEKKYRLDRNYNPKIDIICTSGTNYVDDLNECMEFFKEPFLILSSDIPTIKPKVINSIIQDYLFVNNSCNRIESFCVVTKDDDYVGTPSINMGGYIPLGINILTPKHGEQTEILHVIKDIIVNVNTLSDKKLVETLINKVIE; from the coding sequence ATGGATGCACTAATCATGGCGGGCGGAAAAGGAACGCGGCTAAAAGAAAACGTGGAAAAACCAATTTTAAACATCTGCGAAAAACCGATGATCGATTATGTTATCGACTCCCTTTTAAACTCCAAAATCGAAAAAATATATGTCGCAGTATCAATTCATACCCCTAAAACAAAAGAATATTTGGAAAAAAAATATCGTTTAGACCGAAATTATAATCCAAAGATAGATATAATTTGTACTTCGGGAACAAATTATGTCGATGACCTAAATGAATGTATGGAATTTTTTAAAGAACCATTTTTAATTTTATCAAGCGACATCCCCACAATTAAGCCGAAAGTTATTAATAGTATAATACAGGATTATCTATTTGTTAACAATTCTTGTAATCGCATAGAGTCCTTTTGTGTAGTCACAAAAGATGATGACTATGTTGGAACGCCCTCGATTAATATGGGCGGATACATACCTTTAGGTATCAATATATTAACTCCAAAACATGGTGAACAGACCGAAATTCTCCATGTTATTAAAGATATTATTGTAAATGTCAATACTCTCTCCGATAAAAAACTGGTTGAAACTTTAATTAATAAGGTGATTGAATGA
- a CDS encoding proteasome assembly chaperone family protein: MEYVSKKEIKYKEPLVISGFPGIGLVGSIASYHLLKNLKMEYVGYIEDPMLPEIMIVEEGIAYPPVRVYARDDLVIFFSDVMIPPELVYPMSIMISDRLKEINPKMVVTLEGFASMTPEKSFWVSSSEKILNSVKDEEIPALQLGIIGGISGALMKCCNDRDIPSACLITETVGLRPDPRGASKIIENLNKKYNLNADTEELIKEAESIEEKMKSLAKEHAKLMSKPKTENPMYM, translated from the coding sequence ATGGAATATGTTTCTAAAAAAGAAATAAAGTATAAAGAACCTCTCGTAATTAGTGGTTTTCCAGGAATTGGCCTTGTTGGAAGCATTGCTTCATACCATCTTTTAAAAAACCTAAAAATGGAATATGTGGGGTACATTGAAGACCCGATGCTTCCAGAAATAATGATTGTTGAAGAAGGAATTGCATACCCTCCGGTTAGGGTTTATGCTCGCGATGATTTAGTAATATTTTTTTCAGATGTAATGATTCCTCCTGAATTAGTATATCCTATGTCAATTATGATATCTGACCGTTTAAAAGAAATAAATCCAAAAATGGTTGTAACACTGGAAGGATTTGCGTCGATGACTCCTGAAAAATCATTCTGGGTTTCATCGTCTGAAAAAATCCTGAATTCGGTTAAGGATGAAGAAATTCCTGCACTGCAACTTGGAATTATTGGGGGAATTTCAGGAGCACTTATGAAGTGCTGTAATGACAGGGATATTCCATCTGCATGTTTAATTACCGAAACGGTCGGTCTAAGGCCTGACCCTCGAGGAGCTTCTAAAATAATTGAAAATTTAAATAAAAAATATAATCTGAATGCAGATACTGAAGAACTGATAAAAGAAGCTGAAAGTATCGAAGAAAAAATGAAAAGCCTTGCAAAAGAACATGCAAAATTAATGTCAAAGCCAAAAACTGAAAATCCTATGTATATGTAA
- a CDS encoding DUF473 domain-containing protein: MKALALTGVGPYAISEIVKNHVKTLSLKNICNLLALESSNVGDFLFITNVSKEDVISGTEGLIVQVKNISINNQNGYSRSCDEIESIVGKVQVELLGYASCSNVVETGLMDPSVVILKAKSVYEL; the protein is encoded by the coding sequence ATGAAAGCATTAGCTTTGACGGGAGTGGGACCTTATGCAATTTCTGAAATTGTAAAAAACCACGTTAAAACGTTAAGTTTGAAAAATATTTGTAATTTGTTAGCATTAGAATCTTCAAATGTTGGAGATTTCTTATTTATTACAAATGTTTCAAAAGAAGACGTAATTTCCGGAACTGAGGGATTGATTGTCCAGGTGAAGAATATCTCTATTAATAATCAGAACGGATATTCGAGAAGCTGTGATGAAATAGAATCAATAGTTGGTAAAGTGCAGGTGGAACTTTTAGGCTATGCATCCTGTTCAAATGTGGTTGAAACCGGATTAATGGATCCATCAGTTGTAATTTTAAAAGCAAAATCAGTATATGAACTTTAA
- the dmpI gene encoding 4-oxalocrotonate tautomerase DmpI, which produces MPVITIEAGLVNNEQKEKLIKEFTKAASEIIGLPEEKFIVFIKENADENVGVGGISLLELKSKR; this is translated from the coding sequence ATGCCCGTAATAACAATAGAAGCTGGATTAGTAAATAACGAGCAGAAAGAAAAATTAATTAAAGAATTTACAAAAGCTGCAAGCGAAATAATTGGACTGCCCGAAGAAAAATTTATCGTATTTATAAAGGAAAATGCGGATGAAAATGTCGGCGTTGGCGGAATTTCCCTTTTAGAACTTAAATCAAAAAGATAA
- a CDS encoding flavodoxin family protein, whose translation MKILGISGSPRKNGNTSTLVKEALKAAENEGFETEFISLSGLELNPCIACDMCKKDEGCIIVDDMEEILEKIEDADGIIIGSPVYFGGVSSQTKMLIDRSRPLRAGFKLKYKVGAAISVGASRNGGQETTIRQIHDFYLIQSMIVVGDSAPTAHYGGTGRGKSPEDTKEDTVGLETSRNTGKRVAEVLKKMKL comes from the coding sequence TTGAAGATACTTGGAATAAGCGGTTCACCAAGAAAAAACGGGAATACGAGTACCCTCGTAAAAGAAGCGTTAAAAGCTGCCGAAAATGAAGGTTTTGAAACAGAATTTATTTCACTCTCAGGTCTTGAGTTAAATCCTTGCATTGCATGCGATATGTGTAAAAAAGATGAAGGATGTATTATCGTAGATGATATGGAAGAAATTTTGGAAAAAATCGAAGATGCTGATGGCATAATTATCGGATCTCCAGTTTACTTTGGAGGGGTTTCTTCACAGACAAAGATGTTAATCGATAGGTCAAGACCCCTTAGGGCAGGTTTTAAATTAAAATACAAAGTTGGTGCTGCAATTTCAGTTGGTGCTTCAAGAAACGGCGGTCAGGAAACTACTATAAGACAGATTCACGACTTTTACCTTATACAATCAATGATTGTTGTAGGGGATAGCGCTCCTACCGCACACTATGGGGGAACAGGTCGGGGAAAATCTCCAGAAGATACAAAAGAAGATACTGTTGGACTCGAAACTTCGAGAAATACTGGAAAGAGAGTTGCAGAAGTTTTGAAAAAAATGAAATTATAA
- a CDS encoding YqaA family protein, producing MDFYQFAEYIVLNYGYFGIFLIAFTEAVIQPILPDIFIIGASAFGLDSVTCALVASFGSLTGGYTGYFLGKKLGTNVFLKIFKEKYFIKGKAFFEKFGVWDVAIAGFTPIPYKVFAWLAGIFKMNLVSFGAGTLLGRIPRFLLVAYFGYSLGLLFGLHTP from the coding sequence ATGGATTTTTACCAATTTGCAGAATATATTGTACTTAACTATGGATATTTCGGAATATTTTTAATTGCATTTACTGAGGCAGTTATCCAGCCAATTCTACCAGATATATTTATTATTGGCGCATCGGCTTTCGGATTAGATTCCGTAACTTGCGCCCTTGTAGCTTCTTTTGGATCACTTACTGGCGGATATACGGGTTATTTTCTTGGAAAAAAACTTGGAACAAATGTATTTTTGAAAATTTTCAAAGAAAAATATTTTATTAAAGGAAAAGCATTTTTCGAAAAATTTGGTGTATGGGATGTTGCAATTGCAGGCTTTACCCCGATTCCGTACAAGGTTTTTGCATGGCTTGCAGGAATATTCAAAATGAATCTTGTTTCATTTGGTGCGGGAACCCTTCTTGGAAGGATTCCTAGGTTTTTACTTGTAGCATATTTTGGATACAGTTTAGGACTGTTATTTGGCCTTCACACACCATAA
- a CDS encoding CBS domain-containing protein — MKVKELMNPTIFTIDSEKSLFEAFKVMNHKGVKRVFVRIDENIDGVITYRDLAHLFFEKGVFELMDVTLKDVSTKEILTIDENADVTHAAQMMLHADVSGLLVIDEQKNAVGVISQTDILRALVKG, encoded by the coding sequence ATGAAAGTAAAAGAGTTAATGAACCCGACAATTTTTACCATTGACAGTGAAAAAAGTCTTTTTGAGGCATTTAAAGTAATGAACCATAAGGGCGTTAAAAGGGTTTTTGTAAGGATAGATGAAAATATCGATGGAGTTATAACTTACAGGGATTTGGCGCATCTGTTCTTTGAAAAAGGGGTTTTTGAATTAATGGATGTAACTCTAAAAGATGTTTCTACAAAAGAAATATTAACGATAGATGAAAATGCAGATGTGACACATGCCGCACAGATGATGCTCCATGCAGATGTATCTGGCCTTTTGGTAATCGATGAACAAAAAAATGCAGTTGGAGTTATATCTCAAACGGACATACTTCGAGCACTCGTTAAAGGATAA
- a CDS encoding helix-turn-helix domain-containing protein, producing the protein MSKLVLNMPCNTFTLETIMCCVFGLKAFDVAVYFEILRCKPAKINEIAESLNRERSTIQRSAQSLMNAGLILRKQINIKEGGYYYKYEAVPFLDVKEKIKKTMNDWSRDVCKWVDEIDENDANELINNLI; encoded by the coding sequence ATGAGCAAACTGGTACTTAATATGCCCTGCAACACATTTACACTTGAAACAATTATGTGTTGCGTGTTTGGACTGAAAGCATTTGATGTTGCAGTCTATTTCGAAATTTTAAGGTGTAAACCTGCAAAAATAAACGAAATTGCAGAATCACTAAATAGGGAGAGAAGCACAATTCAAAGATCAGCGCAAAGTCTGATGAATGCTGGCCTTATCCTTAGAAAACAGATAAATATTAAAGAAGGCGGTTATTACTACAAATACGAAGCTGTTCCTTTCTTAGACGTCAAAGAAAAGATTAAAAAAACTATGAATGACTGGAGTCGCGACGTTTGCAAATGGGTAGACGAAATAGATGAAAATGATGCAAATGAATTGATAAACAATTTAATTTAA
- the rnz gene encoding ribonuclease Z → MKITFLGTGAAIPTKYRAHPSISLKFDGEIFLFDCGENTQRQIIFTDVSPMKINNIFITHLHGDHVLGLPGLLQSIAFQGRKKTLNIYGPSETAKMIEHIMGVGYHSIDYPINVYEISSKTPEKIISTNNYEVFSYPVVHSVPALAYVFKQVKKPRMDLEKVKKLGIEIGPDLKRLKDGFNVELNGKIITPEDVSLPPKKGICVGYSGDTIPLNEFAEFLKELKCNTLIHEATFDKTMERNAKETLHSTATDALNIAKLSGVSTVLLTHISARYDNIDAFESEIVEFKSENPEIHVLIAEDLMEYPLK, encoded by the coding sequence ATGAAAATAACTTTTCTTGGAACCGGGGCTGCAATACCTACAAAATACAGAGCACACCCTTCAATTTCCCTTAAATTCGATGGGGAAATATTTTTGTTTGATTGTGGTGAAAATACACAAAGACAGATTATTTTTACAGATGTATCTCCGATGAAAATTAATAATATATTTATTACACACCTTCACGGCGACCACGTGCTTGGGCTTCCTGGATTATTACAATCGATTGCATTTCAGGGTCGGAAAAAAACATTAAACATTTATGGTCCATCAGAAACGGCGAAAATGATTGAACATATCATGGGTGTTGGGTACCACTCGATTGATTATCCAATAAATGTTTATGAAATTTCTTCTAAAACGCCTGAAAAAATTATTTCAACGAATAATTACGAAGTTTTCAGTTATCCTGTAGTCCATTCAGTTCCTGCACTTGCATACGTATTCAAACAGGTTAAAAAACCAAGAATGGATTTGGAAAAAGTTAAAAAATTGGGGATTGAAATCGGGCCTGATTTAAAACGGTTAAAAGATGGTTTTAATGTCGAACTCAATGGAAAAATAATTACTCCAGAAGATGTATCACTCCCTCCAAAAAAAGGAATATGTGTTGGATACAGTGGGGATACTATTCCGTTAAACGAGTTTGCAGAATTTTTGAAAGAATTAAAATGTAATACATTAATTCATGAAGCTACATTTGACAAAACAATGGAAAGAAACGCAAAAGAAACGCTCCATTCAACAGCAACAGATGCATTAAATATTGCAAAACTTTCAGGGGTTAGTACGGTACTATTAACCCACATATCTGCGCGATATGATAATATAGATGCTTTTGAAAGTGAAATTGTTGAATTTAAATCAGAAAATCCGGAAATTCATGTTTTAATTGCAGAAGATTTAATGGAGTATCCTTTAAAATAA
- a CDS encoding pyruvate kinase alpha/beta domain-containing protein, with protein MTEYFEYAGVENTENTLKYAIERAKLGISDIVIASSYGETAKILLDMLEKENLNVNVVVVTYHQGFSGPDVVAMPENVKKDLEKRGATVFSGTHALSGVERGISKRFGGYGPVEVIAQTLKTLGQGVKVCYEVTVMAADAGLVSTKKEIIAIGGSSRGADSAVVIRPSNMNTFFDIELRELICMPKNKKKHE; from the coding sequence GTGACAGAGTATTTTGAATATGCCGGAGTTGAAAATACGGAAAATACACTAAAATATGCGATAGAACGGGCAAAACTTGGAATTTCTGACATTGTCATTGCTTCATCTTATGGTGAAACTGCAAAAATACTCCTTGATATGCTAGAAAAAGAAAATTTAAATGTAAATGTGGTTGTTGTAACATACCATCAGGGATTTTCTGGACCTGATGTTGTAGCAATGCCTGAAAATGTCAAAAAAGACCTTGAAAAAAGAGGAGCAACAGTATTTAGCGGAACTCATGCGTTAAGTGGTGTTGAAAGGGGAATTTCAAAAAGATTTGGCGGATATGGGCCTGTAGAAGTTATTGCACAAACTCTAAAAACACTCGGACAGGGTGTTAAGGTATGTTATGAAGTAACGGTAATGGCGGCTGATGCAGGACTTGTTTCAACGAAAAAAGAAATTATTGCAATCGGTGGAAGTAGCAGGGGTGCTGATTCTGCAGTTGTAATCCGGCCATCAAATATGAATACATTTTTTGACATCGAATTAAGAGAATTAATATGCATGCCAAAAAATAAGAAAAAGCATGAATAG
- the selD gene encoding selenide, water dikinase SelD: protein MVTLHGUACKLPDTELENLVKGIISEDDLKYAKVGLGDDAAVVIKNGMAIVKTIDVFTPIVDDPYLQGRIAACNSTSDVYAMGISEIIGGLVFLGIPPELPVPVAKKMLQGFQDFCRENDTTIIGGHTILNPWPLIGGSITGVGKEEDILTKAGCKNGDVLILTKPLGNQSAMALSRVTEEFEDLIDIPKEEQKYIFEKTIELMTTSNRIALLHLRELENELGEKIANAMTDVTGFGILGHSQEMAEQSNVEIEISCLPVIKGTPELASLFGHALCSGKGAETAGGLLISTKPEYKDKLIQKFKENNVYAFEVGKIVNNGVGIAKLSENVEILEI, encoded by the coding sequence ATGGTTACACTACACGGATGAGCTTGCAAACTTCCAGACACCGAACTTGAAAATTTAGTAAAAGGCATAATTTCTGAAGATGATTTAAAATATGCAAAAGTGGGCCTTGGAGACGATGCCGCTGTTGTTATAAAAAATGGAATGGCAATTGTAAAAACAATTGACGTTTTCACACCGATTGTAGATGATCCCTACCTTCAAGGAAGGATTGCGGCATGTAATTCTACCAGTGATGTATATGCAATGGGAATTTCTGAAATTATTGGTGGACTTGTATTCCTTGGAATTCCTCCAGAACTTCCAGTACCCGTTGCAAAAAAAATGCTTCAGGGTTTTCAGGACTTTTGCCGGGAAAACGATACCACGATTATTGGTGGACATACCATTTTAAATCCGTGGCCTTTAATTGGTGGCTCGATTACTGGCGTTGGAAAAGAAGAAGACATTCTTACAAAAGCAGGATGTAAAAATGGCGATGTATTAATTCTTACAAAACCGCTTGGAAACCAGAGTGCAATGGCGCTATCAAGGGTTACCGAGGAATTTGAAGATTTAATCGATATCCCAAAAGAAGAACAAAAATATATCTTTGAAAAAACCATTGAACTGATGACAACGTCTAATAGAATTGCTCTTTTACATTTAAGAGAACTTGAAAATGAGTTAGGCGAAAAAATTGCAAATGCAATGACCGATGTCACAGGATTTGGTATTTTGGGCCACAGTCAGGAAATGGCTGAACAAAGCAATGTTGAAATTGAAATATCCTGCCTTCCAGTAATTAAAGGAACTCCAGAACTTGCTTCACTATTTGGACATGCTCTTTGCAGTGGAAAAGGTGCTGAAACCGCTGGAGGTCTTTTAATATCTACAAAACCAGAATACAAGGATAAATTAATTCAGAAATTCAAAGAAAATAATGTTTATGCATTTGAAGTCGGAAAAATAGTAAATAATGGTGTCGGAATAGCTAAATTATCCGAAAATGTTGAGATTTTAGAAATATAA
- a CDS encoding class III signal peptide-containing protein — protein sequence MGLKYLAFKNRGQISLELGVLVLAVAMVAVFAGYLYIQSTLESAVKINQTANGTVGMYNSAVNRITESVGNLSNN from the coding sequence ATGGGTTTAAAATATTTAGCATTCAAAAATCGGGGCCAGATATCTCTTGAACTTGGTGTTTTGGTACTGGCTGTAGCTATGGTTGCAGTATTTGCAGGGTACTTGTACATACAAAGTACGTTAGAATCCGCAGTTAAGATAAATCAGACAGCAAATGGTACTGTCGGCATGTATAACAGTGCAGTAAACAGAATTACTGAATCTGTTGGAAACTTAAGTAATAATTAA